One genomic window of Dendrosporobacter quercicolus includes the following:
- a CDS encoding glyceraldehyde-3-phosphate dehydrogenase encodes MATKVGINGFGRIGRNVFRAALNNPAVEIVAVNDLTDAKTLAHLLKYDSVHGILAADVKADGTNLVVNGKAIKVLAEREPAKLPWKDLGVAVVVESTGRFTDRDKAAAHLEAGAKKVIISAPAKQEDITIVMGVNENKYDAAAHHVLSNASCTTNCLAPFAKVLHEQFGIKRGLMTTVHAYTNDQQILDLPHKDLRRARAAGVSIIPTTTGAAKAVALVLPELKGKLNGFAMRVPTPNVSVVDLVAELDKNVTAEEVNAALKSAAEGALKGILAYTDEPLVSKDFNGNPHSSIIDGLSTMVIEGNMVKVVSWYDNEWGYSNRVVDLIDFVAKKGL; translated from the coding sequence TGTTTCGGGCGGCGCTGAACAATCCTGCTGTGGAAATTGTAGCCGTAAACGATTTGACTGATGCCAAAACCTTGGCGCACTTATTAAAATACGATTCAGTACACGGCATTCTTGCCGCTGATGTAAAAGCAGACGGTACAAACCTTGTGGTCAATGGCAAAGCCATTAAGGTGCTGGCTGAGCGCGAACCGGCCAAACTTCCGTGGAAAGATTTGGGTGTCGCAGTGGTCGTTGAGTCAACCGGCCGATTTACGGACCGGGACAAAGCCGCCGCTCATCTGGAAGCAGGCGCTAAAAAAGTAATTATTTCCGCTCCGGCCAAACAGGAAGACATCACAATTGTAATGGGCGTTAATGAAAATAAATACGATGCCGCTGCGCATCATGTTCTTTCCAACGCATCCTGCACCACCAACTGCCTGGCGCCTTTCGCCAAAGTTTTACACGAGCAGTTCGGCATTAAACGCGGTTTGATGACAACTGTCCATGCTTATACCAATGACCAGCAGATTCTTGATTTGCCTCACAAGGATTTGCGCCGCGCCCGGGCCGCCGGCGTGTCCATTATCCCGACAACTACCGGTGCGGCTAAGGCTGTGGCTCTGGTACTGCCTGAATTAAAAGGTAAATTGAATGGCTTTGCCATGCGGGTGCCCACGCCCAACGTATCGGTTGTTGATCTGGTGGCTGAACTGGATAAGAATGTTACCGCCGAAGAAGTCAATGCCGCGCTGAAGTCCGCCGCCGAAGGAGCGCTTAAGGGAATTTTGGCTTATACCGATGAGCCGCTGGTATCAAAAGATTTTAACGGCAATCCGCACTCCTCAATTATCGACGGTTTGTCCACAATGGTGATTGAAGGCAATATGGTGAAAGTAGTATCCTGGTATGACAACGAATGGGGCTATTCCAACCGGGTTGTTGATTTGATTGATTTTGTCGCGAAAAAAGGTCTGTAA